The Salvia miltiorrhiza cultivar Shanhuang (shh) chromosome 1, IMPLAD_Smil_shh, whole genome shotgun sequence genome has a window encoding:
- the LOC130994189 gene encoding peroxidase 64-like, which yields MAAIFLSMFTIILIISSVVCSSNSMSVDYYKHTCPEAEPVVAKMVHKGMINDKTVPAGLLRMHFHDCFIRGCDASVLLNSTGKEKAEKDGGPNISLHAFYVIDHAKEELESKCPGVVSCADILALAARDAVALSGGPTWDVPQGRKDGRISKANDTLQLPFPTFNISQLHQSFSQRGLSWEDLVTLSGGHTLGFSHCSSFQNRIHNFNSLNDVDPTMNPAFAGDLRRVCPIHNKVKSAGANLDSSPTLFDNAYYKMLLQGKSIFSSDHALLSTSKTKALVHKFAASQEGFFEAFVKSMIKMSTINGGGTEIRLNCRVVN from the exons ATGGCAGCCATATTTCTTTCCATGTTCACTATTATTCTCATCATTTCATCTGTTGTGTGCTCTTCTAATTCAATGAGTGTAGACTACTATAAGCACACGTGCCCGGAGGCGGAGCCGGTGGTCGCCAAAATGGTACATAAGGGCATGATCAATGACAAAACTGTTCCAGCAGGTTTACTCAGAATGCACTTCCATGATTGTTTCATTAGg GGTTGTGATGCTTCTGTGCTGCTGAATTCCACTGGAAAAGAGAAGGCTGAAAAAGATGGTGGTCCAAATATTTCATTGCATGCATTTTATGTAATTGATCATGCAAAGGAGGAGTTGGAGAGCAAGTGCCCCGGTGTGGTCTCCTGTGCTGACATTCTGGCTCTTGCCGCTAGGGATGCCGTTGCACtt TCTGGAGGGCCTACTTGGGATGTGCCTCAAGGGAGGAAAGATGGGAGAATCTCAAAGGCCAATGACACATTGCAATTGCCATTCCCCACATTCAACATCTCCCAATTGCACCAAAGCTTCTCCCAAAGAGGCCTTTCTTGGGAGGATTTAGTTACACTCTCAG GAGGGCACACACTGGGTTTCTCCCACTGTTCCTCCTTCCAGAACAGGATCCACAACTTCAACAGCTTAAACGACGTGGATCCAACGATGAACCCTGCGTTCGCGGGCGACCTGAGGAGGGTTTGCCCCATTCACAACAAGGTGAAGAGCGCCGGAGCCAACTTGGATTCTTCACCAACTCTATTTGATAATGCATACTACAAAATGCTTCTTCAAGGAAAGAGCATCTTTTCCTCCGATCACGCGTTGCTCTCAACTTCAAAAACTAAAGCATTGGTCCACAAATTTGCAGCCTCTCAAGAAGGATTTTTTGAGGCGTTTGTGAAGTCGATGATCAAGATGAGCACCATTAATGGTGGTGGGACTGAGATCAGGTTGAATTGCAGagttgttaattaa
- the LOC130994093 gene encoding UPF0496 protein At1g20180-like produces the protein MRKMLCSKLKSPFGNKGTYEKEEDRSSLMSKPNVREEYKEAFRTKSYIDICDKVQSHLVKVTSYDEEKFTASPPPPPHLSQHLLDPHKKPSTSSTSKIPNFHQFFTNYFDITLEACRFCETLLTNINKARKNHLRIKKSIKIIRRISSSSSAADEYLAVHKNLAAFAAQRNPFYTTNAARFLDLRKAHVAMFQELTSTCKKLKRRATAVKLVKKATTVLVLMGFGALVAAVFAFSMHCTAGLAAAPALAVLVLAARKMWRNCGDEKRLEGMADKLDAAARGVFIMVNDFATVSMIVRRLEDEIEHRRFVADVCVRKLGKKETLKEVVREFQMQESWFVEQLEELERQICLCFLNMNRSKRLLVREMV, from the exons ATGAGAAAGATGCTATGTTCTAAGCTCAAATCACCATTCGGAAATAAAG GTACATATGAAAAAGAAGAGGATAGAAGTAGCTTAATGAGCAAGCCAAATGTGAGAGAGGAATACAAGGAAGCCTTTCGCACAAAGTCTTATATAGATATATGCGATAAAGTCCAAAGCCATCTCGTAAAAGTAACAAGTTACGACGAGGAGAAATTCACTgcctcgccgccgccgccgccgcaccTCTCCCAGCATCTACTCGATCCCCATAAAAAACCCTCAACCTCTTCCACTTCCAAAATCCCCAATTTCCACCAATTCTTCACGAATTACTTCGACATAACCCTAGAAGCATGCAGATTCTGCGAAACCCTCCTCACAAACATCAACAAAGCGCGCAAGAATCATCTCAGAATCAAGAAATCCATCAAGATAATCCGACGAatctcctcctcctcatccgcCGCCGATGAATACCTCGCCGTGCATAAGAATCTCGCGGCGTTCGCGGCGCAAAGAAACCCCTTCTACACCACGAACGCCGCGAGATTCCTCGATCTACGCAAAGCCCACGTGGCCATGTTCCAAGAGCTCACATCCACGTGCAAAAAGCTCAAGAGGAGAGCGACGGCCGTCAAACTCGTCAAGAAAGCAACGACTGTTCTGGTTCTCATGGGATTCGGTGCATTAGTCGCGGCCGTGTTCGCATTCTCCATGCACTGCACGGCGGGGCTGGCAGCCGCGCCGGCCCTGGCCGTGCTGGTGCTGGCGGCGAGGAAGATGTGGCGGAACTGCGGCGACGAGAAGCGGCTGGAGGGTATGGCGGATAAGCTCGATGCGGCGGCGAGGGGTGTTTTTATAATGGTCAACGATTTCGCGACGGTGAGCATGATCGTGAGGAGGTTGGAGGATGAGATCGAGCATAGGAGATTTGTTGCAGATGTTTGTGTTAGGAAATTAGGGAAGAAGGAGACGTTGAAGGAGGTGGTGAGGGAATTTCAAATGCAAGAATCTTGGTTTGTGGAGCAGTTGGAGGAGCTGGAGAGACAGATTTGTTTGTGTTTCTTGAACATGAATCGATCGAAAAGGTTGCTTGTAAGAGAGATGGTTTGA